The following coding sequences are from one Desulfosporosinus orientis DSM 765 window:
- the pstB gene encoding phosphate ABC transporter ATP-binding protein PstB codes for MDKIVVNNLDLFYGEQQALNNISLTMKEKSVTALIGPSGCGKSTFLRTLNRMQDLTPGVKIIGQVKIDGQDIYDADTDVVLLRKKVGMVFQHPNPFPKSVFENVAYGPRIHGETDKRKLSEIVESSLKDAALWNEVKDRLHESALGLSGGQQQRLCIARLLAVGPEILLMDEPTSALDPISTMKIEELIAELKDKYTIIIVTHNMHQASRVSDRTAFFLSGDLIEEDVTSILFTRPAKKKTEDYISGRFG; via the coding sequence CTTTTACGGTGAGCAACAGGCCTTAAATAATATATCCCTCACGATGAAGGAGAAAAGTGTCACCGCGCTTATCGGCCCTTCCGGCTGTGGTAAGTCCACTTTCTTGCGCACCCTTAATCGTATGCAGGATTTAACCCCGGGTGTAAAGATCATAGGGCAGGTTAAGATCGATGGCCAGGATATTTATGATGCTGATACTGATGTGGTTTTGCTGCGTAAGAAAGTAGGCATGGTGTTCCAGCATCCCAATCCCTTTCCAAAATCCGTCTTTGAAAATGTTGCCTATGGTCCGCGAATTCATGGGGAAACGGACAAACGAAAATTAAGTGAGATTGTTGAAAGCAGTTTAAAAGACGCCGCATTATGGAATGAAGTGAAAGACCGTTTACATGAGTCAGCCTTAGGACTCTCGGGGGGACAGCAGCAAAGACTTTGTATCGCGCGCCTTTTAGCCGTTGGTCCGGAAATTTTGCTTATGGATGAGCCTACCTCAGCTCTGGACCCCATTTCAACCATGAAAATTGAAGAACTGATTGCAGAATTAAAAGACAAATATACTATTATTATAGTGACTCATAACATGCATCAGGCTTCCCGGGTTTCGGACAGAACCGCGTTCTTCTTGAGCGGGGATTTAATTGAAGAAGATGTGACAAGTATTCTCTTTACTCGGCCCGCTAAGAAAAAAACGGAGGATTATATTTCAGGCCGGTTTGGATAA